CTTTCTTAAACCATTCATCTTCTAATATCTGAGGTATGGTTATCCGCTGCAGAAAAGGCAACATCATTGTAACAAATTACACATGCATTAAGACTAGAATGGAATATGGATCATATTGTGTGTTCCAAATGCACTCCTGATAATAAGTTGCAGAAATTAAAAGCCGTAACAGGGATGGTTATGGAACTCACTGTAACAGGGTTTGGATCAAGAATGCGCTTTATCAGTTTCCTTGAACCAGAAGAGAAACATGATGGAAATGTGAAATCAGCACTGCATATCTGAAATTATTTATTGAGTAGTGTTAATTTGTCtgacaaaaaatagaaaaagctGAACAAAAGTCCCAGTGTTATTTACCTTTTTATACAAACCCATAAGGCTTGGCTCATCAAAGGGCAAGTATCCTGCCATAAGAACATACAAAATGACCCCACAAGACCAGATATCAGAGCCTGTACCATCATAACCTTTGTCTTTGAGAACCTGAAAAGGAAAATTTCACGTGTTACGACTTACAACTCACAATGATATGTAATTTGCAGCATTGTAGAATATTATTTCTATCAGGTCATAGGTACATACCTCAGGAGCAACATAATTTGGGGTTCCGCAGGCAGTGTGAAGCAGCCCATCCCCCTAAAATTGGAAGAATGTTAGTAGGTCAGCTTTCATTGCCCCAAGAAAGAGGTAAGCGCACATATGGTGCATATTTTTAAGTCAACAAAATGCAAACCTAATTTTGTTTATATAGACCTTGATGACAAAAGTGATCAATCAAATCACTCATTTATTAAGCTGAACTACTCATCAGATCAATGCTACTCTTTCATTGCATTAACCACCACCACCATGGGATTATCAAATAATGGTTACCTGTACTTGTTTAGACAATACTGCACTTAATCCAAAATCAGAAACTTTAAGTGTGCCGTATGAATCAAGAAGTAGGTTCTCAGGCTGCCAAGAAAAATACAGAATAGCCATTAATGATAACTCATACCCATAGTCATGAAAGAGGCACAAGTCGAAGAAAAGTATCTCTAGTTCAATACACTATCACCAACAATGTGAATCAAGGTATACAAAGAAGTTTAATAAACCTTCAAATCTCTATGGGACACTCCTCTACTATGACAGTAATCTACAGCATCGATAAGCTGGTGGAAATATCTCCTTGCCTCATCCTCTTTAAGTCTACCGTTCCTTGCCTGTGATGAAAAAGCCAAATAAGTCATGAGGGGAAAGCCTACTAATTACCTATGAACACACAATAAAATTTCCTTGTACAGCAACAAAAGAATCTTGATCTCCTAAAAAATGGACAAACGATTTATTTCCTTACAATTTTGTCAAAGAGCTCGCCTCCATCAACAAACTCAAGAACAATGTAAATCTTTCTTTTGCTGGCCATAACCTAAAAGGCAAGCAGAGTCATATATatgaaattgaattaataaaggTATCAATTTTATCAATCAAGACGCACAACATCCATCAAGAAATAGCTGTAAAATCCTGAAAATAAAACAGAATAGGAACTGCAGGAATATCACATCTCGTATTCAATTTGCACCTCATAGATTTGGATGACGTTCGGATGTTTGATGAGCTTCATCGTTGATATTTCTCTTTTTAACTGacggatttaaaaaaaaaatcattcaagtcaaattttttattataaaaaaatagattcaaattaaataacaaatcaCCACTAATATAAAAACcactaacaataataataaatatcaaTATCTCATTTCCAAAcaaaatatgataaattttcAGCTACAGATACTGCAAGTATATCCAGGTGAACCTGTTCGACCATCTTGAGACGAAGGATTTGGTCACGATCAATGATTTTAATTGCGACATTTTCTCCAGTTTCGACATTCTTTGCGAACTTGACCTTAGCGAAAGTGCCCTCACCTAAGGTCCTTCCTAGTTCGTACTTCCCTACCCGCGTCCTCGTTGAAGGTGCCTTCACGCTCATTTTGTACCTGGTTTGCAGTCCGATCAATGGAATAGGGTGATGAGTATGGTTCCAAATTTTTTCCTCTACGTCTCCTCCCAGCGACACCGATGCTGCTATCGGCACTGTATGAATTTGGATGTGTACAGGCTACGATGAAGCTCCGGTTTTGTGCTGgggatgagagagagagagagagagagtaagaGAAGGGGAAGAGGAATTGAGAGGAGGAGCATGGAGAACATGGAAAGGAGAAGTGTGGTGGAGTCCACAGGATGAAGTGGGTCCCATCTACGTATCTGATCATCCACACATTCGATAAACCCGTGTTTCCGtgtttgcctttttttttttttctttttggcaaTTATTGTTTCTAAAAATATCGAAATAATCCGTACTTGGCCAGAATTTACATAATTAGCCTTCATATCTATTCTCCAACAAAATTCATACATCATCTTAATATATTTGATTTGAATATTCAGTTGAAATGTTAGAGATTGTGTTATTGTATGCATTTAAAGTTCATATATCTTTTTAAGTAGTTGACGAGATTCAAgattatctctttttttttatcatgagatttcaaatttaaattttattatttgattattggaTAATATTCACTATTACTTTTATTATGTAGTTTATCTATTACATccagtatttttatttttagttaaattttaattaaatatgaatataCTAACAAATGGATATTATAGGAAAAGAAATAATATCAAGCTacgcattttaaattttatattttaagggTAAAAAGGTAAAGTCGGGGCAATCTTTTGTTTTCACCCTTCAGAGGTAaagtaaattgaaaattaaaatcatgtagAAAAACATTTAAGTTGAAAGAGGTGATTAAAGGAAAAATAGTTAGAGGCGATGTACAGTTTGGTAATTGAACATATTGAGAGGGGATAAGAATGAATAAAAGATGTTGGCAGTGGATATTCATTTCAATCAATTGAGAACATCCAAACAAAAAACATgagaatttataaaaattggttGACTTGTCTCCGACCTTCCTTTCACTGTTTAGTAGTTAAAAACCTCTGTCACTACCTGACGTGTCGCCGAAAAGCTTT
The Manihot esculenta cultivar AM560-2 chromosome 1, M.esculenta_v8, whole genome shotgun sequence genome window above contains:
- the LOC110614127 gene encoding CBL-interacting serine/threonine-protein kinase 9, with translation MSVKAPSTRTRVGKYELGRTLGEGTFAKVKFAKNVETGENVAIKIIDRDQILRLKMVEQLKREISTMKLIKHPNVIQIYEVMASKRKIYIVLEFVDGGELFDKIARNGRLKEDEARRYFHQLIDAVDYCHSRGVSHRDLKPENLLLDSYGTLKVSDFGLSAVLSKQVQGDGLLHTACGTPNYVAPEVLKDKGYDGTGSDIWSCGVILYVLMAGYLPFDEPSLMGLYKKICSADFTFPSCFSSGSRKLIKRILDPNPVTRITIPQILEDEWFKKGYKPPQFEQGDDVNLDDVDAAFNDSKEHLVTERKEKPVSMNAFELISKTQGFSLDNLFEKQAGLVKRETRFASRTPANEIMSKIEDAAKPLGFNVDKRNYKMKLKGDKNGRKGQLSVATEVFEVAPSLHIVELRKIGGDTLEFHKFYKTFSTGLKDVVWKSDGT